The Mesomycoplasma ovipneumoniae ATCC 29419 genome segment TTGCTTATCAAAAAATAAGTGAATTTATTGATTGGTATAACTATGAAAGGCCTCAAAGTTGCTTATCATATAAAACTCCAAGCTATTATATGAGGTAAATTATTTGTCCAAATTTTTTAAAATGAACATGCTAGAAAAAATTAACAAAAGTGGTGCAATCAAAATCATAGGTAAAAAACTAATTGTCTGAGATTTTTCTACTTATTTATAAAAAATTTTTCCATCAATAAATTAGAAGAAAAAATTAACGAAAGTGGCAGAATCAAAATCATACATAAAAAAGTAATTGTCTGAATTTTTCTATTAATTTAGCTAAAAAATTTAGTAGGTTAGGATATAAATTTTTTCTGTAAACATAAACATTTTTTATTTAGCATTTAGTTTTTATTTATAACTTTTTAGGGTATAATTTAATTAGTTTGTGCAACAAGGGGGTTTAGTATAATGGCAGTACCATGGACTCCAAACCCATCAGTGAAGGTTCGAATCCTTTAACCCCCGCCAAAAAATTATTTTTAAAATACGAAAGGTGACAAGATGCAAACAAAATTCAAGAACAAAGCATATAATTTAGTTTCATCATTAATACAACCAGGAGAAAAACTAGAATTTACCGTTAGTGATATAAATTTTGATGTTGTTGACTTTAAAAATTTTGGAAAAACAACACTAATCTCGATTTTTCCGTCAATTAACACCAAAATTTGTGATGAACAAACAACATCCATCCGTGATTTATCAAGGAAATATTCACAATTTAGATTTATTTCAGTTTCACTAGATCTTCCTTCTGCGATTGCTCAGTGAAAAAATGCAAATTTATCCGAAAATATGGAGATATATTCTGACTATCGTTTGCGTAGTTTTGGACTAGCTACTGGATTTTTAATTGATGATGTATTTTTATTAAATCGTGGTTATATTATTGTTGACTCTGAAGGAAAAGTTTTAGTTGTTGAACCTAATTCTGATGTTCACGATCAAATTAATTTTGAACAATTAGAAAAACATCTTCAAAACCTTTCATAATTTTGCTAAAAACTTAAAAATTAATTTTTATTTACATATTCAAGAAATGCACATTTAATTGTGTATTTTTTATTTATTTTTTAAAAATAAAAAAAGTGGTATAATTTATAAGACAAAATAAAATAGGAATAACAATGAATGACCTTACAAAAATTCCCGCTGACCTAATAAATGAACGCCCTT includes the following:
- a CDS encoding peroxiredoxin, yielding MQTKFKNKAYNLVSSLIQPGEKLEFTVSDINFDVVDFKNFGKTTLISIFPSINTKICDEQTTSIRDLSRKYSQFRFISVSLDLPSAIAQWKNANLSENMEIYSDYRLRSFGLATGFLIDDVFLLNRGYIIVDSEGKVLVVEPNSDVHDQINFEQLEKHLQNLS